A single window of Bacteroidota bacterium DNA harbors:
- a CDS encoding OmpA family protein, whose protein sequence is MKKILYILTVVALPFLAFSQNVEFEKKNFPDKKDELREAIAAIREGDGIIDMGEERLYMAALPYYLKAQAFNPNNDKVNFMIAVCYLSKNSHERTRAYEYVMKAYQLNPNVDKKIKFYLGAAYQLQSEWDKAITEFEAYKNTQKLDDAELKKTLKHIDECKTGKELSKNPVRVFIDNVGQEINGTYSDYSPVISADESVMLFTSRRPGGVNPELCPEDNLSYEDIWMSTKVKKKWTVARNIGTPVNIAKHNSAICLSPDGQLLVTYVDENGGDLFISELKGMTWTKPENLGKAVNSSGHEPSASFSYDGKILYFVSDRKGGLGGHDIYYSVINEKGKFEKAVNLGAPINSEYGEDGVFMMPDGKTMYYSSKGPGTIGGFDIFKTTLENGVWSKPENLGIPINTPDDDVFFVLSANGRHGYYSSSSMKGYGGADIFRLTLLGPEKQPMLNTEDQLLAMAANPISNLKTEGAVEAKGPKMALLKGVITDAKTNEVLEANIDLIDNEKNVVLATFKSNSSTGRYLVTLPAGKNYGIAVRKDGYLFHSENFIIDINATYVEYVKDVALKKVEVGSVIVLRNIFFDFDKATIRPESANELDRLIKLLTENPTIKIELGSHTDSKGSDEYNMKLSDSRSQSVVSYLISKGIPSDRLTAKGYGETKPIDTNDTDEGRQNNRRTEFKILSK, encoded by the coding sequence ATGAAAAAGATATTATACATACTAACGGTTGTCGCCTTGCCTTTTTTGGCATTTTCGCAGAACGTTGAATTTGAGAAAAAGAATTTTCCTGATAAAAAAGATGAATTACGTGAGGCTATTGCCGCCATTCGTGAAGGAGATGGTATTATTGATATGGGCGAAGAGCGACTCTACATGGCCGCTTTACCTTATTATTTAAAAGCACAAGCCTTCAATCCGAATAACGATAAAGTGAACTTTATGATAGCAGTGTGTTATTTGAGCAAGAACTCTCATGAAAGAACCCGGGCTTATGAATATGTAATGAAGGCATATCAATTGAACCCAAATGTTGATAAGAAAATCAAGTTTTATTTAGGGGCTGCTTATCAATTACAATCAGAATGGGATAAGGCTATTACGGAATTTGAAGCCTATAAGAATACACAAAAACTGGATGATGCTGAATTGAAAAAAACATTGAAGCACATCGATGAATGTAAAACAGGTAAAGAACTTTCAAAAAATCCTGTTCGCGTATTTATTGATAACGTTGGGCAAGAAATTAATGGTACATACAGTGATTATTCGCCGGTTATTTCTGCCGATGAAAGTGTGATGTTGTTTACTTCGAGAAGACCGGGCGGTGTAAATCCTGAGTTATGTCCGGAAGATAATTTATCTTATGAAGATATTTGGATGTCGACTAAGGTGAAGAAGAAATGGACGGTAGCCCGCAACATTGGAACACCGGTTAATATCGCTAAGCACAACTCCGCTATTTGTTTATCACCCGATGGGCAATTACTCGTTACTTATGTAGATGAAAATGGTGGTGATTTATTTATTTCCGAATTAAAAGGTATGACCTGGACTAAACCTGAGAATTTAGGCAAGGCAGTGAACAGCTCAGGTCACGAGCCTTCTGCATCTTTTTCTTACGATGGCAAGATTTTATATTTTGTGAGTGATAGAAAGGGTGGACTAGGCGGTCATGATATTTATTATTCTGTTATAAATGAGAAAGGAAAATTTGAAAAGGCTGTGAATTTGGGTGCACCTATTAATAGCGAATATGGAGAAGACGGTGTTTTTATGATGCCTGACGGAAAAACCATGTATTACTCTTCAAAAGGTCCGGGAACTATTGGTGGCTTTGATATTTTCAAAACTACGCTCGAAAACGGAGTATGGAGCAAACCGGAAAACTTAGGGATTCCGATTAATACGCCCGATGATGATGTGTTTTTTGTGTTATCGGCGAATGGTCGTCATGGTTATTATTCAAGCTCCAGCATGAAAGGTTATGGAGGCGCGGATATTTTCCGTTTAACACTATTAGGACCGGAGAAGCAACCGATGCTCAATACAGAAGATCAATTGTTGGCAATGGCAGCTAATCCTATTTCCAATTTAAAAACAGAAGGTGCGGTTGAAGCGAAAGGGCCGAAAATGGCTTTATTGAAGGGTGTAATCACCGATGCAAAAACCAACGAAGTATTAGAGGCTAACATTGATTTAATTGATAACGAAAAGAATGTTGTATTAGCCACATTTAAATCAAATAGTTCAACAGGTAGATATTTAGTTACATTACCGGCCGGTAAAAACTATGGTATTGCGGTTAGAAAAGATGGATATTTGTTTCACTCCGAAAACTTCATCATTGATATTAACGCAACATACGTTGAGTATGTGAAAGATGTTGCCTTGAAGAAAGTAGAAGTTGGAAGCGTTATCGTATTAAGAAATATTTTCTTTGATTTTGATAAAGCAACTATTCGCCCTGAATCGGCTAACGAGTTAGACCGATTAATAAAATTATTAACTGAAAACCCAACCATTAAAATTGAATTAGGTTCTCATACGGATAGTAAAGGTTCGGATGAGTACAATATGAAATTATCGGATAGCCGTTCTCAATCTGTAGTAAGTTATTTGATCAGTAAAGGAATTCCATCCGATCGTTTAACAGCAAAAGGTTATGGCGAAACCAAACCAATTGACACGAATGATACAGATGAAGGACGACAAAACAATCGTCGAACCGAGTTCAAGATTTTAAGTAAGTAA
- a CDS encoding tetratricopeptide repeat protein, translating to MKKLLILVTMLTGFCSYAQDTVKVATQLTPEQQAEADYNSGLERLKSNDYVTAIDFFTKSIANKPAFDKALYNRSIALTQAKRYAEALADINNVIKIAPQNQDAYFTKSLIFFAENKKDSQMVALDKCLGLKSGHAEANYYKGLLQYEAGEYKEAIASYDKAILSNGNYTYAYNDRGSAKRALQDYNGAVADYEKAISLDGNQAFIYNNLGSAYRENKNYPKAAEAYSKALQVNDKYLIAMVNRGASRMDAGNISAAKTDFDEVIKKDPNNSSAFNGLASVFIKQKEYKKAKDMADKAIQLNPKNGPAYYNRGIARQMLREEEGSCADWKKAMELGVAAAKSFINSDCTE from the coding sequence ATGAAAAAACTTCTTATTCTAGTAACAATGTTGACGGGCTTTTGTTCATACGCCCAGGACACGGTTAAAGTAGCTACTCAGCTCACCCCCGAACAACAAGCCGAAGCCGACTATAACAGTGGTTTAGAGCGTCTAAAAAGTAATGATTACGTAACGGCTATCGACTTTTTTACAAAAAGTATCGCTAATAAACCGGCATTCGATAAAGCGCTGTACAATCGTTCCATTGCTTTAACACAGGCTAAACGTTATGCCGAGGCTTTAGCAGATATAAATAATGTTATTAAAATTGCACCTCAAAATCAGGATGCTTATTTTACAAAAAGCCTCATCTTTTTTGCAGAAAACAAAAAGGATTCACAAATGGTAGCGCTTGATAAATGTTTGGGATTAAAATCCGGACATGCCGAGGCGAATTATTATAAGGGCTTATTACAATACGAGGCCGGTGAATATAAAGAAGCTATCGCCTCTTACGATAAGGCTATTTTATCGAATGGAAATTATACTTATGCCTATAATGATCGAGGTAGCGCCAAGCGTGCCCTACAGGATTACAATGGTGCCGTGGCAGATTATGAGAAGGCTATTTCGTTAGATGGCAATCAGGCCTTTATTTATAACAATTTGGGTTCGGCCTACCGCGAAAACAAAAATTACCCGAAGGCGGCAGAAGCTTACAGCAAAGCGTTACAGGTAAACGATAAATACTTAATCGCCATGGTTAACAGAGGCGCATCGCGCATGGATGCAGGCAATATTTCGGCTGCTAAAACGGATTTTGATGAGGTAATAAAAAAGGATCCAAACAATTCATCCGCTTTTAATGGATTAGCATCTGTGTTCATTAAGCAAAAGGAATATAAAAAGGCGAAAGATATGGCAGACAAAGCCATTCAATTAAATCCAAAAAATGGTCCCGCTTATTATAACCGCGGGATTGCACGCCAAATGTTAAGAGAAGAAGAGGGAAGTTGTGCCGATTGGAAAAAAGCAATGGAATTGGGAGTTGCTGCAGCTAAATCATTTATTAACTCAGATTGTACCGAATAA
- a CDS encoding YdcF family protein: MHKRLFLIAILVTTLFSSCTLFSPSAGKLYKKALAKHNQYDAVIVPGVPFNEPKWDNVMMMRVTWAVHLYKKGLTKNIIMSGSSVYSPYVEGAIMKRYAVALGVPEENVIVESKAEHSTENVWYGYHLAKSKGFNAIALATDPFQTKMVYRFGKVRTKGIHFLPVIFDTLKDLPHDTPEINYADLKISNFVPITERESWRKRFRGTRGKNINYKEIPSEKMVNNNTTNVGEAGHVN, from the coding sequence ATGCACAAAAGACTGTTTTTAATCGCCATACTTGTTACAACACTTTTTAGCAGTTGTACTTTGTTTTCGCCTTCAGCGGGAAAACTGTATAAGAAGGCCTTAGCCAAACACAACCAATACGATGCGGTAATTGTTCCGGGTGTTCCGTTTAATGAACCTAAATGGGATAATGTGATGATGATGCGTGTTACCTGGGCGGTTCACCTCTATAAAAAAGGATTAACAAAAAACATTATCATGAGTGGTTCTTCGGTTTACTCACCATATGTGGAGGGAGCGATTATGAAACGCTACGCTGTTGCGTTAGGTGTGCCTGAAGAAAATGTTATTGTAGAAAGTAAGGCCGAACATTCAACCGAAAACGTATGGTATGGCTATCATTTGGCAAAATCAAAAGGATTTAATGCAATAGCTTTAGCTACAGATCCATTTCAAACAAAAATGGTATACCGATTTGGTAAAGTGAGAACAAAAGGGATTCATTTTTTACCGGTGATTTTCGATACGCTTAAAGATTTACCGCATGATACTCCGGAAATAAATTATGCTGATTTAAAAATTTCGAATTTCGTTCCTATTACAGAAAGAGAAAGTTGGAGAAAACGTTTTAGAGGAACACGTGGTAAAAACATTAACTACAAAGAAATTCCATCAGAAAAGATGGTAAACAATAACACTACTAATGTAGGCGAGGCCGGTCATGTAAATTAA
- the feoB gene encoding ferrous iron transport protein B, giving the protein MSPVSAQIKAISIALIGNPNSGKTTLFNALTGLNQKTGNYPGVTVDKHTGYTKLKTSTEEFKLQITDLPGTYSLFPKSLDEEVACKELLGLNGTQHDVAVVVTDASTLKRHLLLATQVIDLKIPVVIVLNMIDEANKAGLKIDAAEISRLLGVKIALVNSRTGEGLDDLKLKITQAKESVNTFIETTRLQVVKAGAQNFREIVVTQFTGDADYKLKLQQFEEKDTVYRFNTINYIFARCVKSPQESTRKLSYTADKFITHPVFGYLTLLFVLFSVFQIIFFLAEYPMNWIESFFGWAMEVTAGALPQGQLSDLLVNGVLAGLSGVVIFIPQIALLFFFIGLLEDSGYMARVSFIMDKVFRRFGLNGKSVIPIVSGVACAVPSVLGTRTISNVKERLITIFIIPLMSCSARLPVYTLLISLMIPDDAVLGILNLKGLTLFGLYFLGFAATMLTAFVLKFIIKNKEKSYFVMELPVYRLPQWKSIGIIVVNKVKVFLWEAGKIILAVSIVLWFLSSHGPGDSFDQVESKYALQIETANDLQREELEKTMESEKLENSYAGILGKKIEPLIKPMGFDWKIGIALITSFAAREVFVGTMATIYSANDAENVSSIREKLVSEKNPETGKPVYGFGVCLSLLVFYAFAMQCMSTMAVVYRETKSWKWMTGQLIYMTGLAYISSVIVYHLF; this is encoded by the coding sequence ATGTCCCCTGTATCAGCCCAAATAAAAGCAATCAGCATAGCACTGATAGGGAATCCTAATTCAGGAAAAACAACTTTATTCAACGCGCTTACAGGTTTAAATCAAAAAACCGGAAATTACCCGGGGGTAACGGTCGACAAACATACCGGATACACAAAACTTAAAACAAGTACTGAAGAATTTAAATTACAGATTACCGATTTACCGGGCACTTACAGTTTATTTCCTAAATCATTGGATGAAGAAGTAGCTTGTAAGGAATTACTCGGCTTAAACGGTACTCAGCACGATGTGGCGGTGGTAGTAACCGACGCGTCTACTTTAAAAAGACATTTATTACTGGCTACCCAAGTTATCGATTTAAAAATTCCTGTTGTTATTGTGCTGAACATGATTGATGAGGCTAACAAAGCCGGTTTAAAAATTGATGCTGCCGAAATCAGTCGTTTACTGGGAGTAAAAATTGCCCTGGTAAATTCACGCACAGGAGAAGGCTTAGATGATTTAAAGCTAAAAATCACGCAGGCGAAAGAATCTGTTAATACATTTATTGAAACAACGCGCCTTCAGGTTGTAAAGGCAGGTGCACAAAATTTCAGAGAAATAGTCGTAACACAATTTACCGGTGATGCGGATTATAAACTTAAACTTCAGCAATTCGAAGAGAAGGATACAGTATATCGCTTTAATACTATAAACTATATTTTCGCGCGTTGTGTAAAATCGCCACAAGAGAGCACACGCAAACTGTCTTACACCGCCGATAAATTTATTACGCACCCTGTGTTTGGCTATTTAACACTTCTGTTTGTTTTATTTTCGGTGTTCCAAATAATTTTCTTTCTGGCCGAATATCCTATGAACTGGATTGAAAGTTTTTTTGGTTGGGCCATGGAAGTAACGGCCGGCGCCTTGCCTCAAGGACAGTTATCCGATTTGTTAGTGAATGGTGTTTTAGCTGGATTAAGTGGTGTAGTGATTTTTATTCCGCAAATCGCCTTATTGTTTTTCTTTATTGGATTGCTGGAAGATTCAGGATACATGGCGCGTGTAAGTTTTATCATGGATAAAGTTTTTCGTCGCTTTGGTTTAAACGGAAAATCGGTTATACCCATTGTTAGCGGTGTGGCGTGTGCGGTTCCTTCGGTTTTGGGCACACGTACTATCAGTAATGTAAAGGAACGCCTAATTACCATTTTCATCATTCCTCTAATGAGCTGTTCGGCACGTTTACCGGTGTATACTTTATTAATTTCATTAATGATTCCGGATGATGCCGTATTGGGAATTTTAAACTTAAAGGGACTTACACTTTTTGGATTGTATTTCTTGGGATTTGCTGCAACGATGTTAACGGCCTTTGTGTTGAAGTTTATAATTAAGAATAAAGAGAAAAGTTATTTTGTAATGGAGTTGCCGGTGTACCGTTTACCGCAATGGAAAAGCATAGGCATTATTGTTGTCAACAAAGTAAAAGTGTTTTTGTGGGAGGCCGGGAAAATCATTTTGGCAGTATCTATAGTGTTATGGTTTTTAAGTTCGCACGGTCCGGGGGATTCTTTTGATCAGGTAGAGAGCAAATACGCTTTACAAATTGAAACTGCAAACGATTTACAAAGAGAAGAATTGGAGAAAACAATGGAATCGGAGAAGTTGGAGAATTCGTACGCCGGCATTTTAGGAAAGAAGATTGAGCCACTTATCAAGCCGATGGGTTTCGATTGGAAAATTGGAATTGCATTAATCACCTCTTTCGCGGCCAGAGAAGTGTTTGTTGGCACCATGGCCACTATTTACAGCGCGAACGATGCCGAGAATGTTTCTTCGATAAGGGAGAAATTGGTTTCGGAGAAAAATCCGGAAACGGGAAAACCTGTTTATGGTTTTGGCGTTTGTTTATCGCTTTTGGTATTTTATGCTTTCGCGATGCAATGTATGAGTACGATGGCCGTTGTATATAGAGAAACAAAAAGCTGGAAATGGATGACCGGCCAATTAATTTACATGACCGGCCTCGCCTACATTAGTAGTGTTATTGTTTACCATCTTTTCTGA
- a CDS encoding ferrous iron transport protein A, giving the protein MRTLDQLKPGDIAVIKEFSQRDLALKLIEMGCLPGEKIKLTKIAPLGDPIAIEVSGYELSMRKQEAAAVMLED; this is encoded by the coding sequence ATGAGAACCCTCGATCAGTTAAAGCCAGGAGACATAGCCGTGATAAAAGAATTTTCACAGCGCGATTTGGCTTTGAAATTAATCGAAATGGGTTGTCTTCCCGGAGAGAAAATTAAGCTCACAAAAATTGCCCCCTTAGGAGATCCAATTGCGATTGAAGTATCGGGATATGAACTTAGCATGCGCAAACAAGAAGCCGCTGCGGTGATGCTTGAAGATTAA
- a CDS encoding amidohydrolase family protein, whose translation MRFITANQIFDGNKFLSKGSVIVLDEKGCYSETISSDSIDAGKIEVFDGIITPGFVNAHCHLELSHLYNQISQKTGFVGFAKELMTKRFSFSQEIIAEAMLIAEAQMWDNGIVAVGDISNAVDSFQYKDQSEMYYHTFVELIALNPQLADKVIAGGKELQTKIKNHSSSVVPHAPYSVSLELMQQIAKNCQENAALTIHNQESESENEFFMRGTGRVLELYAHLNIDISYYKPSGKTSLQTYLPSLTFDRNLILVHNTFSSKEDVEFAHRYSKKLFWCLCPNANLFIENTLPDVNLLRAQNCKIVIGTDSLASNHSLSVLDELNVLMRSFELNDTEEVLRWLTSNGAEALEMRDKAGQFIRGKNAGINLIRLENKQFAFKRKIV comes from the coding sequence ATGCGCTTTATAACGGCTAATCAAATTTTCGACGGAAATAAGTTTTTGTCTAAGGGCAGTGTAATTGTTCTGGATGAGAAAGGATGTTATTCAGAAACTATTTCTTCTGATAGTATTGATGCGGGTAAAATTGAAGTTTTTGATGGAATTATTACCCCTGGTTTTGTGAATGCGCATTGCCATTTAGAGTTATCTCATCTGTATAATCAGATTTCGCAGAAAACAGGCTTTGTTGGTTTTGCAAAAGAATTGATGACGAAGCGTTTTTCGTTTTCACAAGAAATCATTGCGGAAGCCATGCTGATAGCGGAAGCACAAATGTGGGATAATGGCATAGTGGCAGTGGGAGATATTTCAAACGCGGTAGATAGTTTTCAGTATAAAGATCAGAGTGAAATGTACTATCATACGTTTGTTGAATTAATTGCTTTGAATCCGCAATTAGCAGATAAAGTGATAGCGGGAGGGAAGGAATTACAAACAAAGATTAAAAATCATTCTTCTTCCGTAGTGCCGCACGCACCGTATTCTGTTTCCTTAGAGTTGATGCAGCAAATAGCTAAAAACTGTCAAGAAAATGCAGCATTAACTATACACAATCAGGAAAGCGAATCGGAAAATGAATTTTTTATGAGAGGAACCGGACGTGTGTTAGAGTTGTACGCGCATTTAAACATTGATATTTCCTATTATAAGCCTTCAGGAAAAACATCGCTGCAAACCTATTTGCCAAGCTTAACTTTCGATAGAAATTTAATTTTAGTGCATAATACATTTTCAAGCAAAGAGGATGTCGAATTCGCACATCGTTACAGTAAAAAATTATTTTGGTGTTTATGTCCCAATGCTAATCTATTTATCGAAAACACTTTGCCTGATGTGAATTTACTTCGCGCGCAAAATTGTAAAATTGTAATTGGTACAGATAGTCTGGCAAGTAATCACAGTCTTTCGGTTTTAGACGAACTGAATGTTTTGATGAGAAGTTTCGAGCTTAATGATACAGAGGAAGTTTTAAGGTGGCTTACCTCTAACGGTGCAGAAGCCTTGGAAATGCGGGATAAAGCAGGGCAATTTATCAGAGGAAAAAACGCCGGAATCAATCTTATTCGTCTAGAAAACAAGCAATTCGCCTTTAAGCGTAAAATCGTCTGA
- the rlmN gene encoding 23S rRNA (adenine(2503)-C(2))-methyltransferase RlmN: protein MSYLCIMASKTDIRSLSLEQLTDALTKHGEPSFRAKQVYDWLWAKRAVDFDDMSNLSKPLREWMKETFTINAVEIHDLQISSDKTIKCAMRLNDGYVVESVLIPSGDRMTACISSQVGCSLTCKFCATGKLKRMRNLNADEIFDQVVLVKNLAQEKYGKPLTNIVYMGMGEPLLNYAEVITSTEKITSPKGLGMSPQRITVSTAGVAKMIKKMGDDGVKFNVALSLHAANDEKRNHIMPINETNSLDNLAEALNYFYDKTGTRVTFEYIVFRDFNDTIKDAQELADFCKRVKSKVNIIEYNPIDDGEFKQTTPERLAAFVQHLEKNKIIVNVRRSRGKDIDAACGQLANKNKLAQQELK, encoded by the coding sequence ATGTCGTATCTTTGCATAATGGCTTCAAAAACCGATATACGCTCTCTTAGCCTTGAGCAATTAACCGATGCTTTAACCAAGCATGGGGAACCTTCGTTCAGAGCCAAGCAAGTTTACGATTGGCTTTGGGCCAAGCGCGCGGTTGATTTTGACGACATGAGTAATTTATCGAAGCCATTACGTGAATGGATGAAGGAAACCTTTACTATTAACGCGGTTGAAATTCACGACCTTCAAATCAGCTCTGATAAAACCATTAAATGCGCCATGCGTTTAAATGATGGTTATGTTGTAGAAAGTGTTTTAATTCCATCGGGAGATAGAATGACGGCTTGCATCTCTTCGCAAGTTGGTTGTAGTTTAACCTGTAAATTTTGTGCTACCGGTAAATTAAAACGCATGCGCAACTTAAATGCGGATGAAATTTTTGATCAGGTTGTTTTAGTAAAAAATTTAGCGCAGGAGAAATACGGCAAACCTCTTACCAACATCGTATATATGGGAATGGGAGAACCACTCTTGAACTATGCTGAGGTAATAACCTCTACCGAAAAAATTACTTCTCCGAAAGGATTAGGCATGAGTCCGCAACGCATCACCGTGTCTACAGCCGGTGTGGCGAAAATGATAAAAAAGATGGGTGACGATGGTGTAAAATTTAATGTCGCTTTATCTCTACACGCTGCCAATGATGAGAAAAGAAATCACATCATGCCTATCAATGAAACAAACTCATTGGATAATTTGGCGGAAGCGCTCAATTATTTTTACGATAAAACCGGAACTCGTGTCACTTTCGAATACATTGTCTTCAGAGATTTCAATGATACCATTAAGGATGCTCAAGAGTTGGCTGATTTTTGCAAACGTGTAAAATCCAAAGTGAACATCATTGAATACAATCCGATTGATGATGGTGAATTTAAGCAAACTACCCCCGAACGCTTAGCCGCTTTTGTACAACACCTCGAAAAAAACAAAATAATTGTGAATGTAAGACGCAGCAGAGGGAAAGATATTGATGCGGCATGCGGACAATTAGCCAATAAGAATAAACTGGCGCAGCAAGAACTGAAGTAA
- a CDS encoding polyprenyl synthetase family protein gives MSSTTQSIKAPVAEHMRIFEEKFRGSMKSSVPLLDKITNYIVKRKGKQLRPMFVFLSAQTVGTINESTYRAATLIELLHTATLVHDDVVDDSNERRGFFSLNALWKNKIAVLIGDFLLSRGLLLSLDNDDFHLLKIVSTAVKEMSEGELLQIEKARRLDISEEIYYEIIRQKTASLVAACCSCGAASVTQDKNTIEKFKEFGILTGMAFQIKDDLFDFGSSEEIGKPTGIDIKEKKMTLPLIYALNQSTWLEKRKIINIIKNHNTDSDKVKVVIDFVIEKGGIAYAEKVMHDYKNKALTILKEFPESPSRNSLELLVNYSIERKK, from the coding sequence ATGTCGAGTACTACACAAAGCATTAAGGCACCTGTTGCCGAACACATGCGCATCTTTGAAGAAAAATTCAGAGGTTCCATGAAAAGCTCTGTGCCTTTACTTGACAAAATCACCAATTACATCGTTAAACGAAAAGGGAAGCAATTGCGCCCCATGTTTGTTTTCTTAAGCGCACAAACTGTAGGAACCATTAACGAAAGCACCTATCGCGCTGCTACGCTTATTGAATTATTACACACCGCGACTTTGGTACACGATGATGTAGTAGATGACAGCAATGAGCGTCGCGGATTTTTTAGCCTAAATGCACTTTGGAAAAATAAAATCGCGGTTTTAATTGGCGACTTTTTATTGTCACGCGGTTTATTGTTGTCGTTAGACAATGATGATTTTCATTTACTGAAAATTGTAAGTACGGCGGTAAAAGAAATGAGCGAAGGCGAATTATTACAAATTGAAAAAGCACGTCGCTTAGATATTTCCGAAGAAATTTACTACGAAATCATACGCCAGAAAACGGCGAGTTTAGTGGCGGCTTGTTGTTCCTGTGGTGCTGCCTCAGTTACACAAGATAAAAACACCATTGAGAAATTTAAAGAGTTTGGTATTCTTACAGGAATGGCGTTTCAGATTAAAGATGATTTGTTTGATTTCGGATCGAGTGAAGAAATCGGTAAACCTACCGGTATTGATATCAAAGAAAAGAAAATGACTTTGCCTTTAATCTATGCTCTTAATCAGAGTACGTGGTTGGAGAAACGCAAAATCATCAACATCATTAAAAATCACAACACCGATTCGGATAAAGTAAAAGTGGTTATTGATTTTGTAATTGAAAAAGGCGGAATTGCATATGCTGAAAAAGTAATGCACGACTATAAAAACAAAGCTT